A genomic stretch from Flavobacterium humidisoli includes:
- the dnaG gene encoding DNA primase, giving the protein MISQTTIDSVFETARVEEVIGDFVNLKRAGSNFKGLSPFSDERSPSFMVSPAKGIWKDFSTGKGGNSVKFLMEHSQFTYPEAIRYLAKKYNIEIEETEQTEAEKANTDLRESMYLVSEFAAKYFQDVLVNSEEGKAIGLSYFKERGFTNETIKKFNLGYSPETWDALTKEALGKGYKLEFLESTGLTIPREDRPFDRFKGRVMFPIQSMSGRVLGFGGRILTNDKKAAKYLNSPESDIYHKSKVLYGIYHAKQSIAKQNNCYLVEGYTDVIQFSQAGIENVVASSGTALTPDQIRLINRLTRNITVLFDGDAAGLRASIRGIDLILEEGMNVRVCSFPDGEDPDSFARKNSHDDLVSYLENNSKDFIQFKASILMGEAKNDPIKKADLIRDMVTSISKIPDRIQREVYIQECARIMDISEQVLTSTLAQLIQKDIADANKKQKQEQKPFEVVRNQPPQAGTFSGGDPEDPRTGPPDGYDYPGDPGYFPQEQNQKVDILYGFERKVIEILLLYGSVVENFEDVFLRADEEGNVKEVSEKRQYKVFEKIYLSLQEDEVELSNVLFQNIYKNIIDFYNQNEAFSLDKYLMHLEPEFAQEVTNILMEDERLTIHNWEGQNIFPKHKSETIEQNVSDTIFSMRWYLVSGIIAELKNSLLTDPQEDNSEVLSMVIDYSKLLNNFSKKLGRVVVPYH; this is encoded by the coding sequence TTGATTTCACAAACCACCATTGATTCTGTTTTTGAAACTGCTCGAGTAGAGGAGGTTATTGGCGATTTTGTGAATTTGAAGCGTGCAGGAAGTAATTTTAAAGGGCTGAGTCCATTCTCAGACGAGCGTTCTCCTTCGTTCATGGTTTCTCCGGCAAAAGGAATCTGGAAAGATTTTAGTACCGGAAAAGGCGGAAATTCTGTTAAATTCTTAATGGAACATTCGCAATTTACCTATCCAGAAGCCATTCGCTATTTAGCTAAAAAATACAATATCGAAATTGAAGAAACGGAGCAAACGGAAGCAGAAAAAGCAAATACAGATCTTCGTGAAAGTATGTATTTGGTTTCTGAATTTGCTGCTAAGTATTTTCAGGATGTTTTGGTTAATTCTGAAGAAGGAAAAGCAATTGGTTTATCGTATTTTAAAGAAAGAGGATTTACGAATGAAACCATTAAAAAATTCAATTTAGGATACTCTCCCGAAACTTGGGATGCTTTGACGAAAGAAGCCTTAGGAAAGGGATATAAATTAGAATTTCTAGAAAGTACAGGTTTAACAATTCCGAGAGAAGATCGGCCATTTGACCGATTTAAAGGGCGTGTAATGTTCCCAATTCAAAGTATGTCGGGTCGTGTTTTAGGTTTTGGAGGTCGTATTTTAACGAATGATAAAAAAGCGGCAAAATACCTCAATTCGCCTGAAAGTGATATTTACCATAAAAGTAAAGTCCTTTATGGAATTTATCATGCAAAACAATCTATAGCAAAACAAAACAATTGTTACTTGGTTGAAGGTTATACCGATGTGATTCAGTTCAGCCAAGCTGGAATAGAAAATGTTGTGGCTTCATCTGGAACCGCTTTAACGCCAGATCAGATTCGTTTGATAAATCGTCTTACTAGAAATATAACGGTGCTTTTTGATGGAGATGCGGCGGGTTTGCGTGCTTCTATTCGAGGAATCGATTTAATTCTGGAGGAAGGAATGAACGTGCGAGTTTGTTCGTTTCCTGATGGAGAAGATCCAGACAGTTTTGCGCGAAAAAATTCACACGATGATTTAGTATCTTATCTAGAAAATAACAGTAAAGATTTTATACAATTTAAGGCTTCGATTTTAATGGGCGAAGCCAAGAATGACCCGATAAAAAAGGCAGATCTGATTCGCGATATGGTTACGAGTATTTCTAAAATTCCAGACCGTATTCAGCGTGAAGTTTATATTCAGGAATGTGCTCGAATCATGGATATTTCGGAGCAGGTCTTGACGAGCACTTTGGCGCAGCTGATTCAGAAAGATATAGCTGACGCTAATAAAAAGCAGAAACAGGAACAAAAGCCTTTTGAGGTAGTCAGAAATCAGCCTCCGCAAGCGGGTACATTTTCAGGAGGAGATCCAGAAGATCCAAGAACTGGTCCTCCAGATGGTTACGATTATCCGGGGGATCCAGGATATTTTCCGCAAGAACAAAATCAAAAAGTAGATATTTTATATGGTTTCGAAAGAAAAGTCATTGAGATTTTGCTATTGTACGGAAGTGTGGTAGAAAATTTTGAAGATGTTTTTTTGAGGGCAGATGAAGAAGGAAATGTAAAAGAAGTTTCAGAAAAAAGACAGTATAAAGTATTCGAAAAAATATACTTAAGTCTGCAAGAAGATGAGGTAGAGTTGTCGAATGTTTTGTTTCAAAATATTTACAAAAATATTATTGATTTTTATAATCAGAATGAAGCATTTAGTTTAGATAAATATTTGATGCATTTAGAGCCTGAGTTTGCTCAGGAAGTAACTAATATTTTGATGGAAGATGAAAGATTAACCATTCATAATTGGGAAGGGCAGAATATTTTTCCAAAACATAAAAGTGAAACCATTGAGCAGAATGTTTCAGATACGATATTTTCTATGAGATGGTATTTGGTGTCTGGGATTATTGCAGAATTAAAGAATTCTCTTTTAACCGATCCGCAGGAAGATAATTCGGAAGTTTTGAGTATGGTGATCGATTATTCTAAATTGCTGAATAACTTTTCGAAAAAATTAGGACGAGTAGTAGTGCCCTATCACTAA
- a CDS encoding response regulator transcription factor: MIKVCLADNHPVTHFGVKSYFKDHDQISIVANVGNFSMVRDILQTKEIDILILDLELEGLSSIFEIKSILKNFPKTKIVIFSDLAEQMYAPNAIKAGVSGYVHKTEKLETLGHSIIKVHEGKIIINETVRKNMALIAKQSKSERLYRKLSNREIEVLRYLSDGKKNNEISKILNLNEKTISTYKLRLLTKLNVTNLVDLVNKAKTLEII; encoded by the coding sequence ATGATTAAAGTATGTCTAGCAGACAATCATCCTGTGACGCACTTTGGCGTTAAGTCTTATTTTAAAGACCACGATCAAATTTCAATTGTTGCCAACGTAGGCAATTTTTCAATGGTTAGAGATATTCTTCAAACGAAGGAGATCGACATTTTAATTCTAGATTTAGAGTTAGAAGGTCTTTCAAGCATCTTTGAAATTAAATCTATCTTAAAAAATTTCCCAAAAACAAAAATTGTTATTTTCAGTGATCTTGCTGAGCAAATGTACGCTCCAAACGCAATTAAAGCAGGAGTTTCTGGGTATGTACACAAAACAGAAAAACTTGAAACATTAGGTCATTCTATTATTAAAGTACACGAAGGAAAAATTATCATCAACGAAACAGTACGTAAAAACATGGCACTTATTGCTAAACAAAGCAAAAGTGAACGTCTGTACAGAAAACTTTCTAACCGCGAAATCGAAGTTTTACGTTATTTAAGTGATGGTAAGAAAAACAATGAAATCTCTAAAATCTTAAATCTGAACGAAAAAACAATCAGTACTTACAAACTGAGATTATTAACAAAATTGAATGTTACTAATCTTGTTGATTTAGTTAATAAAGCTAAGACTTTAGAAATTATTTAA
- the nadE gene encoding NAD(+) synthase codes for MAKKSTIQTEKVNTHIVEWLKNYAANAKVNGFVIGISGGVDSAVTSTLCAQTGLNVLCVEMPIHQAENQVSRGREHIEQLKKRFPNVSDVKTDLTETFESFKSAVPSTEDAAKVNLALANTRARIRMTSLYYLAGIHGLLVAGTGNKVEDFGVGFYTKYGDGGVDLSPIADLMKSDVYALGEFLQIPQSILTAAPTDGLFGDNRTDEDQLGASYDELEWAMLAAESGKTASDFEGREKSVFEIYKRLNTSNKHKMDPIPVCLIPKTLK; via the coding sequence ATGGCTAAAAAAAGCACAATTCAGACAGAAAAAGTAAATACGCACATTGTAGAGTGGTTAAAAAATTACGCTGCTAATGCAAAAGTAAATGGTTTTGTAATTGGAATCTCAGGAGGTGTAGATTCTGCAGTAACTTCAACTTTATGCGCACAGACAGGACTGAATGTTTTATGTGTCGAAATGCCTATTCACCAGGCAGAAAATCAAGTTTCAAGAGGAAGAGAGCATATTGAACAGCTCAAAAAACGCTTCCCTAATGTTTCTGACGTTAAGACCGATTTGACAGAAACTTTTGAATCTTTTAAAAGCGCAGTGCCTTCAACTGAAGATGCAGCAAAAGTTAATTTAGCTTTAGCAAACACACGTGCACGCATTAGAATGACATCTTTATATTATTTAGCAGGAATTCATGGTTTACTTGTTGCCGGTACAGGAAACAAAGTGGAAGATTTTGGCGTAGGTTTTTACACAAAATACGGAGATGGCGGCGTAGATTTAAGTCCGATTGCTGATTTAATGAAATCTGACGTATACGCTTTAGGAGAATTTTTGCAAATTCCACAATCTATTTTAACAGCCGCACCTACCGATGGATTATTTGGAGACAATCGTACAGATGAAGATCAATTAGGGGCAAGTTATGACGAATTAGAATGGGCGATGTTAGCCGCGGAGTCAGGAAAAACGGCATCTGACTTTGAAGGGAGAGAAAAATCTGTCTTTGAAATCTATAAACGATTAAACACCAGCAACAAGCATAAAATGGATCCAATTCCAGTTTGTTTAATACCAAAAACGTTAAAATAA
- the gldB gene encoding gliding motility lipoprotein GldB, translating into MKIYRFAVVLCLFFLSCNQKSKVEKEVEEIPVDIKVERFDKVFFETKPQDLAKVKKQYPFFFPGNDDNVWVQKMNDPIWREVYEEVQKKYSNFEPVRKEFNELFQHVKYYFPKTKIPKVITVIAEMDYNAKSIYADSLVVVALELYLGKNHKFYEFPNYLKENFEERQIMPDVVSSFSYRNIPNSIDKSLVAQMVFEGKQLYAKDLLIPDYTDAEKMGYTPEQIKWCEENEAYMWRYFIENEMLYSEDPKLRARFIAPAPFSKFFLEIDNDSPGRVGAWIGWQMVRSYMKNNSDVTLADLFKIEPKEIFEKSKYKPKK; encoded by the coding sequence ATGAAAATATATCGCTTTGCAGTGGTTCTATGCCTGTTTTTTTTGTCTTGCAATCAAAAAAGTAAGGTTGAAAAAGAAGTAGAAGAAATTCCTGTTGATATTAAAGTGGAACGATTTGATAAGGTGTTTTTTGAAACCAAACCGCAAGATCTTGCGAAAGTAAAAAAACAATATCCGTTTTTCTTTCCTGGTAATGATGATAACGTTTGGGTTCAGAAAATGAACGATCCGATCTGGAGAGAAGTTTATGAAGAAGTTCAGAAAAAATACAGCAATTTTGAGCCGGTTCGCAAAGAGTTTAATGAACTTTTTCAGCATGTAAAATATTATTTTCCTAAAACTAAAATTCCAAAGGTAATTACCGTAATTGCAGAAATGGACTATAATGCAAAATCGATTTATGCAGACAGTCTGGTGGTTGTAGCTTTAGAATTGTATTTAGGAAAAAATCATAAGTTTTATGAGTTTCCAAATTACTTAAAAGAGAACTTTGAAGAAAGACAAATTATGCCAGATGTAGTTTCTAGTTTTTCGTATCGAAATATTCCAAATTCTATAGATAAGAGTTTGGTTGCTCAAATGGTTTTTGAAGGAAAACAGCTTTATGCAAAAGATTTGCTGATTCCTGACTATACAGATGCAGAAAAAATGGGATATACTCCAGAGCAGATAAAATGGTGTGAAGAAAACGAAGCCTATATGTGGCGTTATTTCATAGAAAATGAAATGCTTTACAGTGAAGACCCAAAGTTGAGAGCACGATTTATAGCTCCAGCACCTTTCTCTAAATTCTTTTTAGAAATAGATAACGATTCTCCAGGACGAGTGGGAGCTTGGATTGGCTGGCAGATGGTACGTTCTTACATGAAAAATAATAGTGATGTTACTTTGGCTGATTTATTTAAAATTGAGCCAAAAGAAATCTTCGAAAAATCAAAATATAAACCTAAGAAATAA
- the gldC gene encoding gliding motility protein GldC, with protein MANINSEIKFNIVLDENRVPEKLTWSAQDGGVQAEEAKAIMLSIWDSKVKETMRIDLWTKDMPVDEMKIFFHQTLVAMADTFKRATDDEKMSDTMKDFCDYFAEKLELTK; from the coding sequence ATGGCAAATATAAACTCAGAAATTAAATTTAATATAGTATTAGACGAAAACCGCGTTCCTGAAAAATTAACATGGAGTGCGCAAGACGGCGGAGTTCAAGCGGAAGAAGCAAAAGCAATCATGCTTTCTATTTGGGACAGTAAAGTAAAAGAAACCATGCGTATTGATTTATGGACAAAAGATATGCCGGTAGATGAAATGAAGATTTTCTTCCACCAGACTTTAGTTGCAATGGCCGATACTTTTAAACGTGCAACAGACGATGAAAAAATGTCTGACACAATGAAAGACTTCTGTGATTACTTTGCAGAAAAACTGGAACTTACAAAGTAA
- the yihA gene encoding ribosome biogenesis GTP-binding protein YihA/YsxC encodes MKINTAEFIVSNSDASKCPKDFLPEYAFIGRSNVGKSSLINMLTNNKNLAKTSGKPGKTQLINHFKINNNWFLVDLPGYGYAKVSKKTKSVFQQFITDYFENREQLVCAFVLIDIRHEAQKIDIEFMSYMGESEIPFCIIFTKADKISKTKIDSHITAYKKQMFANNWAEMPQYFVTSSTESTGKEELLSYIDEVNQEVFKNNSEF; translated from the coding sequence ATGAAAATTAACACCGCCGAATTTATTGTCAGCAATTCTGACGCATCAAAATGTCCAAAGGATTTTTTGCCAGAATATGCTTTTATAGGAAGATCAAACGTAGGTAAGTCATCTTTGATTAATATGCTTACCAACAATAAAAACTTAGCCAAAACATCTGGAAAACCAGGAAAAACACAATTAATAAATCATTTCAAAATCAATAACAATTGGTTTTTGGTCGATTTGCCTGGCTATGGTTACGCTAAAGTTTCTAAAAAAACAAAATCAGTTTTTCAACAATTTATTACTGATTATTTTGAAAACAGAGAACAACTGGTTTGTGCTTTTGTTTTAATTGACATTCGCCACGAAGCTCAAAAAATAGATATCGAATTTATGTCTTATATGGGCGAAAGCGAAATTCCGTTCTGCATTATTTTTACTAAAGCAGATAAAATTAGCAAAACGAAAATAGATTCGCATATTACAGCTTACAAAAAACAGATGTTTGCCAACAACTGGGCCGAAATGCCTCAATATTTTGTAACCTCATCTACAGAATCTACCGGAAAAGAAGAACTTTTGTCTTACATTGATGAAGTAAACCAAGAGGTTTTTAAAAACAATTCTGAATTTTAA
- a CDS encoding alpha/beta fold hydrolase gives MDKHYKKEGKYSYFEAGEGTPIVILHGLMGGLSNFDGVAQYFPTKGYKVVIPDLPIYTQSILKTNVKSFAKYVKDFITYKGFDKVILLGNSLGGHIALYHTKLYPEKVAGLVITGSSGLYESAMGDSYPRRGDYEYIKTKAEAVFYDPKIATPDLIDEVYATANDRIKLIKTLTIAKSAIRHNMAKDLPKMDVETCIIWGRNDSVTPPNVAEEFDKLLPNSTLYWIDKCGHAAMMEHPQEFNEILEKWLTEKNL, from the coding sequence ATGGACAAACACTATAAAAAAGAAGGCAAATACAGCTATTTCGAAGCTGGAGAAGGAACTCCGATCGTTATTCTGCATGGTTTAATGGGAGGTCTAAGTAACTTTGATGGTGTAGCACAATATTTCCCAACGAAAGGATATAAAGTTGTTATCCCAGATTTGCCAATATACACCCAAAGCATTTTAAAAACGAACGTAAAAAGTTTTGCGAAATACGTAAAAGACTTTATCACTTACAAAGGGTTTGACAAAGTTATTCTTCTAGGAAATTCTCTTGGAGGACATATTGCTTTGTACCATACAAAACTTTATCCTGAGAAAGTTGCCGGACTTGTAATTACTGGAAGTTCTGGACTTTACGAAAGCGCAATGGGAGACAGCTATCCAAGAAGAGGCGATTACGAATACATCAAAACAAAAGCTGAAGCTGTATTTTATGACCCAAAAATTGCAACTCCCGATTTGATTGATGAAGTTTACGCTACAGCTAATGACCGCATCAAATTAATCAAAACTTTAACCATTGCGAAGAGTGCCATTCGTCATAATATGGCTAAAGATTTGCCAAAAATGGATGTTGAAACCTGTATTATTTGGGGTCGTAATGACTCTGTAACTCCTCCAAATGTAGCTGAAGAATTTGATAAATTGCTGCCTAATTCAACTTTATACTGGATTGACAAATGCGGACACGCAGCAATGATGGAACACCCTCAGGAATTTAATGAAATTCTTGAAAAATGGCTTACTGAAAAGAATTTATAG
- a CDS encoding division/cell wall cluster transcriptional repressor MraZ: protein MNTIVGTYECKVDAKGRLMMPAPLKKQLTASLQDGFVLKRSVFQPCLELYPMVEWDAMMKKINKLNRFVKKNNDFIRRFTAGVKVVEVDALGRLLVPKDLVTFASISKDVVFSSAVNIVEIWDKDLYEKSISGEDMDFADLAEEVMGNINDDEDGIS, encoded by the coding sequence TTGAACACAATTGTTGGAACATATGAATGTAAAGTCGATGCTAAAGGAAGGCTAATGATGCCTGCGCCTTTAAAAAAGCAATTGACGGCTTCTCTTCAAGACGGATTCGTTTTGAAGCGTTCTGTTTTTCAGCCGTGTTTGGAGTTGTATCCTATGGTAGAATGGGATGCTATGATGAAAAAAATCAACAAGCTTAATCGCTTTGTAAAAAAGAACAACGATTTCATTAGAAGGTTTACTGCTGGTGTTAAAGTGGTTGAGGTTGATGCATTAGGAAGATTGCTTGTTCCAAAAGATTTGGTAACGTTTGCAAGTATTTCTAAAGATGTGGTTTTTTCATCTGCGGTTAATATTGTTGAGATTTGGGACAAAGATTTATACGAGAAATCAATTAGCGGCGAAGATATGGATTTTGCAGATCTAGCCGAAGAAGTAATGGGAAATATTAATGACGACGAAGATGGAATATCATAA
- the rsmH gene encoding 16S rRNA (cytosine(1402)-N(4))-methyltransferase RsmH: MTTKMEYHNPVLLHPTVDGLNIKPDGVYVDVTFGGGGHSKEILKRLGPNGRLFAFDQDEDALANALPDERFTLINENFRFIKRFLRFHGVKAVDGILADLGVSSHQFDVPERGFSTRFDAELDMRMSQKNDLNAYRVVNEYEEQDLRRVFFDYGELKNAPVLARTIVEARKDYPIKTTEELKDVLKKFLPEKVRNKVLAQIYQAIRIEVNQEMDVLKEFIEQSLEILKPGGRFSVISYHSLEDRLVKRFIKNGMFEGEPERDFYGNFSVPFKTIGKLIVPDNEEIKINNRARSAKLRVAEKL; this comes from the coding sequence ATGACGACGAAGATGGAATATCATAATCCGGTTTTGCTTCATCCAACAGTAGATGGTTTAAATATTAAACCTGATGGTGTGTATGTAGATGTTACGTTTGGAGGCGGTGGTCATTCAAAAGAGATTTTAAAAAGATTAGGGCCAAACGGAAGGCTGTTTGCATTTGACCAAGACGAAGATGCGCTTGCCAATGCACTGCCAGACGAAAGGTTTACTTTGATAAACGAAAATTTTAGGTTCATAAAAAGGTTTTTACGTTTTCACGGAGTAAAAGCAGTAGATGGAATCTTGGCAGATTTGGGAGTTTCATCACATCAGTTTGATGTTCCCGAGAGAGGTTTCTCTACAAGATTTGATGCCGAACTAGATATGCGGATGAGTCAAAAAAATGATTTAAATGCTTATCGAGTGGTTAACGAATATGAAGAACAGGATTTACGTCGTGTTTTTTTTGATTATGGGGAATTGAAAAATGCGCCAGTTTTGGCTAGAACAATTGTTGAGGCAAGAAAAGATTATCCGATCAAAACGACTGAAGAGCTGAAAGATGTTCTGAAAAAGTTTTTGCCAGAGAAAGTTCGAAACAAAGTTTTGGCTCAGATATATCAGGCAATTCGAATCGAGGTAAATCAGGAAATGGATGTTTTAAAAGAATTTATTGAGCAGTCGTTGGAGATTTTAAAGCCAGGAGGAAGATTTTCGGTAATCTCGTATCATTCTTTAGAAGATCGTTTGGTAAAGAGATTTATTAAAAACGGAATGTTTGAAGGAGAACCAGAAAGAGATTTTTACGGAAATTTTTCAGTTCCATTTAAAACTATCGGAAAACTGATTGTTCCAGACAACGAAGAAATCAAAATTAATAATAGAGCAAGAAGTGCCAAATTAAGAGTCGCAGAAAAGCTATAA
- a CDS encoding FtsL-like putative cell division protein, translating to MKSGVFSILKARFLIHEDAVKNWRFIVFIILLAILMIANTQRYEQKVFEIAKLNNEVKELRSEFVDRRSELMKLKMESTISDKMLEKQIFPSTVPPVKIEVKKEEEKSFFKRIWQ from the coding sequence ATGAAAAGTGGTGTATTTAGCATATTAAAAGCAAGATTCCTGATTCATGAAGATGCAGTGAAAAATTGGCGTTTTATCGTCTTTATAATTCTGCTGGCCATTTTGATGATTGCCAATACACAGCGATACGAACAAAAGGTTTTTGAGATCGCAAAATTAAATAATGAAGTAAAAGAACTAAGATCAGAATTTGTAGATCGACGTTCAGAATTGATGAAATTAAAAATGGAGTCAACCATCTCGGATAAAATGTTAGAAAAACAAATTTTTCCGTCGACGGTTCCACCAGTGAAAATAGAAGTTAAAAAAGAAGAAGAAAAAAGTTTCTTTAAAAGAATATGGCAGTAG
- a CDS encoding penicillin-binding protein, with amino-acid sequence MAVDDKHISYRIYLVAVFIFLMAIAIVVKLTNIQWVDGDYYRKLAKQRTVRNFVIPANKGNIYSADGSLLATSIPNYEIRFDAKAPKKETFEKYVKQLSDSLATVLDKPSGYFQKELRKARENKNRYYLIARNLSYTEYVKIKGFPLFNLGAFKGGIIVEQETVRKHPIGKIAERTIGYDRIDPATGIEVGKGIEWAFKSYLNGKDGKILKQKIAKGQWKPIRDVNEVDPIDGYDVISTIDVFIQDIAHHALLKQLEDYEADHGCVVVMETETGYIKAISNLGRAEDGSYYETTNYAVAESHEPGSTFKLVDLLAILEDKVADTSTVYDSHGGEIRYYGRAVRDSHKGGYGKVTLARGFELSSNTVMVQAVYENYKSNPSKFVNHINNLGLNKPLGLHFKGEGRPYVPQPGDKHWSGTTLPWMAFGYNVSVTPMQTLTLYNAVANNGVMVKPQFVSEIKEWNKTIKKFDTEVMNPQVCSPETLKKVKAVLANVVKKGTGSKLYSKDFSMAGKTGTAMVNYGNAGREGMYYASSFAGYFPADHPKYSCIVVVHKPNTSRNNYYGADVAGPVFKRIAQKIFTDAPSTNKIKKLDTRIPKQEASYDKYTAEANKKLNQIPNLKGMPGMDAIALLENLGLKVKVNGMGKVKNQSIQAGTSISKNTTIVLELS; translated from the coding sequence ATGGCAGTAGACGATAAACATATATCCTACAGAATTTACCTCGTAGCAGTTTTCATCTTTTTGATGGCAATTGCTATTGTCGTTAAATTAACCAATATTCAATGGGTTGATGGTGATTACTATAGAAAATTGGCGAAACAGCGTACGGTTAGAAACTTTGTAATTCCTGCTAACAAAGGAAATATTTATTCTGCCGATGGGAGTTTGTTGGCAACATCAATTCCGAATTACGAAATTCGTTTTGATGCAAAAGCGCCAAAAAAAGAAACATTCGAAAAGTATGTAAAGCAATTGTCAGATTCACTAGCAACTGTTTTAGATAAGCCAAGCGGCTATTTTCAAAAAGAATTAAGAAAAGCACGCGAGAATAAAAACCGATATTATTTGATTGCCCGCAATTTAAGTTATACAGAATATGTAAAAATTAAAGGATTTCCATTATTCAATTTAGGGGCTTTCAAAGGTGGAATTATTGTTGAGCAAGAAACAGTTAGAAAACATCCGATAGGTAAAATTGCAGAAAGAACAATTGGTTACGACCGTATTGATCCTGCAACAGGAATAGAAGTAGGAAAAGGAATTGAATGGGCTTTTAAAAGCTATTTGAACGGAAAAGATGGTAAGATTCTAAAGCAAAAAATCGCAAAAGGACAATGGAAGCCTATTCGTGATGTTAACGAAGTAGATCCAATTGACGGTTACGATGTGATTTCGACTATAGATGTTTTTATACAAGATATCGCTCACCACGCTTTGTTGAAACAATTGGAAGATTACGAAGCAGATCATGGTTGTGTGGTCGTAATGGAAACGGAAACAGGATACATAAAAGCGATTTCAAATTTAGGAAGAGCAGAAGATGGTTCTTATTACGAGACAACAAATTATGCGGTTGCTGAATCTCACGAACCTGGATCGACTTTTAAACTAGTTGATTTGCTGGCGATTTTAGAAGATAAAGTGGCTGATACAAGTACAGTTTACGATAGCCATGGAGGAGAAATTAGATATTATGGAAGAGCTGTTCGTGATTCGCATAAAGGGGGTTATGGGAAAGTTACTTTGGCGCGCGGATTTGAGCTTTCGTCTAATACCGTAATGGTTCAGGCGGTTTACGAAAATTACAAAAGTAACCCTTCTAAGTTTGTAAATCATATCAATAATTTAGGCTTAAATAAACCATTGGGATTGCATTTTAAAGGAGAAGGAAGGCCTTATGTTCCACAGCCTGGAGACAAACATTGGTCGGGAACTACGCTTCCGTGGATGGCTTTTGGATATAACGTTTCGGTTACGCCAATGCAGACTTTAACTTTATATAATGCGGTTGCAAACAATGGGGTAATGGTAAAGCCACAGTTTGTGTCAGAAATTAAAGAATGGAACAAAACCATTAAAAAGTTTGATACAGAAGTAATGAATCCACAGGTTTGTTCGCCAGAAACACTTAAAAAGGTAAAAGCAGTTTTGGCAAATGTTGTGAAAAAAGGAACAGGTTCTAAGCTGTATTCAAAAGATTTTTCAATGGCAGGAAAAACAGGAACGGCTATGGTGAATTATGGTAACGCAGGAAGAGAAGGAATGTATTATGCGTCTTCTTTTGCGGGTTATTTTCCAGCTGATCATCCGAAATATTCATGTATTGTAGTGGTTCATAAGCCAAATACATCTCGAAATAATTATTACGGAGCAGATGTTGCAGGACCAGTTTTTAAAAGAATTGCTCAAAAGATTTTTACTGATGCGCCTTCAACAAATAAGATTAAAAAATTAGATACTAGGATTCCAAAACAGGAGGCTAGTTATGATAAATATACGGCTGAAGCTAATAAAAAGCTTAACCAGATTCCTAATTTAAAAGGAATGCCAGGAATGGATGCAATTGCTTTACTAGAAAATTTAGGTTTGAAAGTTAAAGTAAATGGAATGGGGAAAGTGAAGAATCAATCGATTCAAGCGGGTACCAGTATAAGTAAAAACACAACAATTGTATTAGAATTATCGTGA